The window TTTACCCATTTACCCACATACTGCATATAGATATCCGTCGTTAATAGCATTCTTCTGTCCTGCCTTGTGTCTTTATATCCCATGTAACTCATTTATCATTCCCACCTCCAAATTCCAATGGAGTGGTCCAGAACCTTTTAAATCAGTCACATAAGCGGTTGACACGAAGTTCTGTTTCAAGGTTACGCTAGTGTCCCCTAAAACCATTCCTTTGATCTATTCATTCTTGAAATTGAGGGAAATTCCGTTAACACAGTGTCTGCCAATCAATTAAGTTCTGAATGTACCTGAAGATTTCTCATGAAAACTCACCGTTCGTCGACCGGGTTAGGGAAACCTTCTCCCTTGAAGACGTGACCCAAATGACCGCCACTTGATTATTAAACACGGTCAGCCTCTGAAGAGAATAGTCCCGGCGCTATCCAAGTTGTCTCACCAATTGGCACACGTGATCTCCGTCCGCGTCATTCCAAGCGTCTTATCTTCATGACGGTTGACGGCACCTGGTATGGTATCATAAAAGGCAGGCCATCCACATCCAGATTGGCTGTTGCACACCATCAGTACATGTAATATGAATGCAGAAGGAAACGAATTTACAACTTGGTCTTCGATGTATACAAGGGAGCATCACATCCGGCACAGTCTATAGCACTATTGTAAGCATTCCTGCAGGATTAACAAATATGGGCACAGCTCACGGTAGACACCTTCGTTGAACGAATGATCGTAAGGATGAGAGCCTGGCCTCTCAGTTCCCTTTTGTCTCAGAACTCGGAACTAACAAATATCTGTCAGCACCGAAGTTTTTGCCACTAGACTTCGCACACCCACTCACTACCCCCTTCATCGACCTGAGTTCCTCTCCATTAAACAGTAGTGAATTAACTTACTTGCTCCGGACTAAGAATGGCATGCCACTCATCGTCAGACTTCTGGACCTTGGGAGGTTGGGACATGTTGGCCGAGGCGGATGAGCTGAAAAATGCGAATGGAAAACTGAAGCCTATCGAACGAACTGTGCTTGTAGCTGAAGAAGTGGAGAATCGAGTACGGGCTGTAGAAATTGTTGAGCGGAAGAGTGCCGGTGATATGAAAGGCATGAATATAGCCAGGAGCAGAGCTGATTTGAGAAGAGTTGATGTACGAAACATACGTGGCGCGAACTTGAATTTCTGTCAGCCACACAACGAATGGAAGGTGGTGGGAAAgagaggtggaggcagCGATGACGACAAGCAGTACGTAGGTGGAGCAAGACGGCCAT is drawn from Cryptococcus gattii WM276 chromosome A, complete sequence and contains these coding sequences:
- a CDS encoding protein-methionine-R-oxide reductase, putative (Similar to TIGR gene model, INSD accession AAW41684.1), encoding MSQPPKVQKSDDEWHAILSPEQFRVLRQKGTERPGSHPYDHSFNEGVYHCAGCDAPLYTSKTKFQSGCGWPAFYDTIPGAVNRHEDKTLGMTRTEITCANCGGHLGHVFKGEGFPNPVDERHCVNGISLNFKNE